A single genomic interval of Antarcticibacterium arcticum harbors:
- the gnd gene encoding decarboxylating NADP(+)-dependent phosphogluconate dehydrogenase: MVFILSGVSGVGKTTIGLLLSARLELPFYDADDFHPAGNVEKMASGLPLQDEDRQPWLDILAKNIKIWNEEGGAVLACSALKETYRRKLQSIPENELQWIFLHSDYEVILQRMSGRSGHYFKSTLLKSQYETLEPPGYGIHINVNKPEENILAEIMQKIQTIKSEVGLFGLGVMGKSLALNMATKGIHVAVYNRHVEKVEVDIAKDFAGEHTGIFNFPWFDDLAAFVDNLSQPRNILLMVNAGKTVDIVIKGLIHFLEEGDLIIDGGNSHYKDTARREKELAKKGILFLGAGISGGEEGAKKGPSIMPGGTRMAYDRAGKYLEKIAARDSKGNPCCAFIGPQGSGHFVKMAHNGIEYGEMQLIAEFYHYFRFGYKFTPEKISAIFLDWNKEIQSYLLEISADILLKKEGEEFLIDKILDAAKQKGTGGWSTNSALELGVPLDTITAAVMARNISAIKEERKTAEKLYEKPSAETIQNQNFNDLFSAYKSASIINHAIGFSLLTAASKEYNWELNLSEIARIWTNGCIIRSAFMENLIKIFKDTPETNLLVHPQIVEQLKDYQKSHRQVAGEALGSGYPMPVLMAAQNYFLSYTSGQAAANMIQAQRDYFGAHTYERNDKPRGEFFHTDWKPDN; encoded by the coding sequence ATGGTTTTTATTTTAAGTGGAGTTTCAGGAGTGGGAAAAACAACAATTGGGCTATTGCTTTCCGCCAGACTGGAACTGCCATTTTACGATGCCGATGATTTTCATCCCGCGGGGAATGTAGAAAAGATGGCTTCGGGATTGCCTTTACAGGATGAGGACCGACAGCCCTGGCTGGACATCCTGGCCAAAAATATAAAGATATGGAATGAAGAAGGTGGAGCTGTCCTTGCCTGTTCTGCTCTTAAGGAAACATATCGCAGGAAATTACAAAGTATCCCGGAAAATGAACTGCAATGGATCTTTTTACATTCAGATTATGAGGTTATCCTCCAGAGGATGTCCGGCCGCAGCGGACATTATTTCAAATCTACTTTATTGAAATCGCAGTATGAAACCCTGGAACCACCCGGTTATGGAATTCATATTAATGTGAATAAACCTGAAGAAAATATACTCGCAGAAATCATGCAGAAAATTCAAACTATCAAATCTGAGGTGGGGCTTTTTGGCCTTGGAGTCATGGGAAAAAGTCTTGCTCTCAATATGGCAACCAAAGGGATTCATGTTGCGGTATATAACCGGCACGTGGAAAAGGTGGAAGTAGACATTGCTAAAGATTTTGCAGGTGAACACACCGGTATATTTAACTTTCCCTGGTTTGATGACCTGGCAGCTTTTGTAGATAATTTAAGCCAGCCCCGGAATATACTTTTAATGGTGAATGCCGGTAAAACAGTTGATATTGTAATTAAAGGTTTAATACATTTTCTTGAAGAGGGGGACCTCATAATAGACGGTGGTAATTCCCATTATAAAGATACTGCCCGCCGGGAAAAAGAACTTGCAAAAAAGGGGATCCTCTTCCTGGGGGCAGGGATTTCCGGCGGCGAAGAAGGAGCTAAAAAAGGCCCCTCCATAATGCCGGGAGGAACCAGGATGGCTTATGACAGGGCCGGGAAATATTTGGAAAAGATCGCTGCCCGGGACAGTAAAGGCAATCCCTGTTGTGCTTTTATAGGGCCGCAGGGTTCGGGACATTTTGTAAAGATGGCCCACAACGGGATAGAATATGGTGAAATGCAGCTTATAGCTGAATTTTATCATTACTTCAGGTTTGGTTACAAGTTTACTCCTGAAAAGATTTCCGCTATATTTTTGGACTGGAATAAGGAGATACAAAGTTACCTCCTGGAAATTTCAGCAGACATCCTTCTAAAAAAGGAAGGGGAGGAATTTCTTATTGATAAGATCCTGGATGCAGCGAAACAAAAAGGAACCGGGGGGTGGTCAACAAATTCAGCCCTGGAGCTTGGAGTTCCTTTAGATACGATCACTGCAGCCGTAATGGCACGCAATATTTCCGCCATAAAAGAAGAACGTAAAACGGCCGAAAAATTGTATGAGAAGCCTTCCGCAGAAACCATTCAAAATCAGAATTTCAACGATCTGTTTTCAGCATATAAAAGCGCCAGTATTATTAATCACGCCATAGGTTTCAGCTTATTGACAGCAGCTTCCAAAGAATATAACTGGGAACTCAATCTTTCTGAAATTGCAAGGATCTGGACTAATGGTTGTATCATAAGGTCTGCCTTTATGGAAAACCTCATTAAAATCTTTAAAGATACCCCTGAAACAAATCTCCTGGTACATCCCCAAATAGTGGAACAACTTAAGGATTATCAAAAATCCCACAGGCAGGTGGCCGGCGAAGCCCTTGGGAGCGGGTACCCAATGCCGGTTCTTATGGCGGCCCAGAATTATTTCCTGAGTTATACCTCCGGGCAGGCGGCTGCCAATATGATACAGGCGCAACGGGATTATTTTGGGGCCCACACTTATGAACGCAATGATAAGCCCCGAGGCGAATTTTTTCACACTGACTGGAAACCTGATAATTAA
- a CDS encoding GntP family permease, with translation MDSQLLTAVLAGITLLLFLILRLKIQAFLALLIVCIAVGIIAGMPAKEILETMRVGMGSTLGFVATVVGLGALFGGILEQSGGAQRLASYMLTKTGEKNAPWAMMVTGFAVAIPVFFDVAFIILVPITYALSKRTGKSLLLYAIPLLAGLAITHAFIPPTPGPIAVADILGADLGWVILFGFIAGLPAAILAGPVYARFLSGKLHIEPRVFEEKKDYNEATAPSPSLIISIILIPILLIVTNTLLGSPLFEGVAIPVAVQYLVELLGHPFTALIIANLIAWYFLGVRRGMQKDYLLKVATKSFQAAGIIILLTGAGGAFKEILINTGAGEMIATGLNDTIFNPLVFGFLVAALVRVLQGSATVAMITAAGITAPLLTEGLYNVQQISVIVIAIASGATILSHVNDSGFWLVGQYLGLTEKQTFRSWSIMTSIIAVVGLGMSLLMWYFL, from the coding sequence ATGGATTCACAATTACTTACGGCAGTACTTGCCGGGATCACGCTATTATTATTTCTCATTTTACGTTTAAAAATACAGGCTTTCCTTGCGCTGCTTATTGTTTGTATTGCAGTGGGAATAATCGCGGGAATGCCGGCAAAAGAGATCCTGGAAACCATGCGGGTGGGAATGGGCAGCACCCTGGGGTTTGTAGCGACAGTAGTAGGATTGGGTGCCCTCTTTGGCGGGATCCTCGAACAGTCCGGCGGGGCACAACGGCTTGCTTCCTATATGCTAACTAAAACCGGAGAAAAAAATGCCCCCTGGGCAATGATGGTCACGGGTTTTGCTGTAGCGATACCTGTTTTTTTTGATGTGGCTTTCATCATTCTGGTTCCAATTACCTACGCTCTCAGTAAACGCACGGGCAAGTCCCTGTTGCTGTATGCAATCCCCTTATTAGCCGGGCTTGCCATTACCCACGCCTTTATACCCCCTACCCCCGGGCCCATTGCTGTTGCAGATATCCTGGGAGCAGATCTGGGCTGGGTGATCTTATTTGGATTCATCGCCGGCTTACCAGCAGCGATCCTCGCAGGACCTGTTTACGCCCGCTTCCTTTCAGGAAAATTACATATAGAACCACGGGTATTTGAAGAGAAGAAGGATTATAATGAGGCCACGGCGCCCTCCCCTTCTCTTATCATCTCTATAATCTTAATTCCCATACTTTTAATAGTAACCAATACGCTGCTTGGGAGTCCGCTGTTTGAAGGGGTGGCGATCCCTGTTGCAGTCCAGTATTTGGTAGAGCTCTTGGGCCATCCCTTTACAGCCCTTATTATAGCCAATCTCATCGCATGGTATTTTTTAGGAGTGAGAAGGGGAATGCAAAAAGATTATTTACTCAAGGTAGCAACAAAGTCATTCCAGGCTGCCGGAATAATTATACTTCTTACCGGGGCAGGTGGCGCTTTTAAGGAGATCCTGATAAATACGGGGGCAGGGGAAATGATCGCTACGGGATTGAATGATACAATTTTTAATCCGCTGGTGTTTGGATTTCTCGTAGCAGCTTTGGTGAGGGTGCTGCAGGGATCGGCCACGGTAGCGATGATCACCGCGGCGGGAATCACTGCCCCGCTGCTTACGGAAGGGCTTTACAATGTTCAGCAAATCTCCGTAATTGTAATAGCAATAGCTTCCGGTGCCACCATCCTGTCCCACGTTAATGACAGTGGATTCTGGCTTGTAGGACAATACCTGGGCCTTACCGAAAAACAAACTTTCAGGTCCTGGAGTATCATGACCAGCATAATTGCTGTTGTGGGATTGGGAATGTCCCTCCTTATGTGGTACTTTCTTTAA
- a CDS encoding DUF4407 domain-containing protein codes for MLKQFFIFCSGADTRILDSCSPGEQTKYAGIGATVFFTAVLAFIASSYALYTVFDNYFTAVIFGFIWGLLIFNLDRFIVSTIKKKNNFRSELLQATPRIILAVIIAIVIAKPLELKIFEKEINQVLLEQKNDMTLANQEQIATRFSPKITALNTEIASLKEEVTAKEAEVNALYNTYIAEAEGTAGTQRLGKGPVYAEKRQKHDAELLALKELKETNAGKIETAQATIASINQEYQGKVSESQPVIDGFDGLMARINALGKLPLLPSLFIMFLFLAIETSPIIAKLLSPKGAYDLKLEEEENALQTWVSQQMQQRELILKTDAGVNNKVYADIAEEQELYDYKRKRARELMQLQADAFYMKQKQILG; via the coding sequence ATGCTAAAACAATTTTTCATTTTCTGCTCCGGGGCAGATACCAGGATCCTCGACTCCTGTTCCCCCGGCGAACAAACAAAATATGCAGGTATAGGCGCCACTGTTTTCTTTACGGCTGTCCTGGCATTTATCGCTTCTTCTTATGCGCTTTACACCGTATTTGACAATTATTTTACCGCCGTTATATTCGGTTTTATCTGGGGCCTCCTTATTTTTAACCTGGACCGTTTTATCGTCTCCACGATCAAAAAGAAAAACAATTTCAGAAGTGAATTACTTCAGGCCACACCCCGAATAATTCTGGCTGTGATCATCGCTATAGTGATCGCCAAACCCCTGGAGCTTAAAATTTTTGAGAAAGAGATCAACCAGGTTTTACTGGAACAGAAAAATGATATGACCCTGGCAAACCAGGAACAGATTGCCACCCGCTTTTCGCCAAAGATCACCGCCCTTAATACAGAAATAGCCTCTTTGAAAGAGGAAGTGACTGCCAAGGAGGCTGAAGTCAATGCCCTCTACAACACCTATATCGCAGAAGCCGAAGGTACCGCCGGAACGCAAAGATTAGGGAAAGGCCCGGTATATGCCGAGAAAAGGCAAAAGCACGACGCAGAGTTGCTTGCCCTAAAGGAATTAAAGGAAACAAATGCCGGTAAAATTGAAACTGCCCAGGCCACTATTGCTTCCATCAACCAGGAATATCAGGGCAAGGTAAGTGAGTCGCAGCCTGTTATTGATGGTTTTGACGGACTTATGGCGCGCATAAACGCTTTAGGCAAACTGCCGCTCCTGCCCTCTCTGTTTATTATGTTTCTGTTTCTGGCCATCGAGACTTCCCCTATTATCGCCAAGTTGTTATCACCTAAAGGAGCCTACGACCTGAAGCTGGAAGAAGAGGAAAACGCATTGCAAACCTGGGTATCACAACAAATGCAGCAACGTGAGCTTATCCTTAAAACAGATGCCGGTGTGAACAACAAGGTGTATGCAGATATTGCCGAAGAACAGGAACTGTACGACTACAAACGAAAAAGGGCACGCGAGCTTATGCAACTGCAGGCAGACGCTTTTTATATGAAACAAAAGCAGATCCTGGGGTAA
- a CDS encoding Lrp/AsnC family transcriptional regulator, whose amino-acid sequence MVDTIDRKIIDILKINSRLAYAEIGKKIFLSPSSVRERIKKLEDTGVIQGYSLRLDQALMGNNLEVFVMLKIFSGKFQTALTEIESYPEVKEAYRITGQHNFHIRVALRDQLHLQQFIDKLVTFGEPTTHLILSRLGNEKTL is encoded by the coding sequence ATGGTAGATACTATAGACAGGAAAATAATTGACATTTTAAAGATCAATTCTCGTTTAGCTTATGCCGAAATTGGTAAAAAGATCTTTCTTTCACCATCTTCGGTAAGAGAACGTATAAAGAAGCTGGAAGATACCGGGGTAATTCAAGGATATTCACTGCGTCTCGACCAGGCGCTAATGGGAAACAACCTGGAAGTCTTTGTTATGCTGAAGATCTTTAGCGGAAAATTCCAAACTGCCTTAACAGAAATTGAATCCTATCCCGAGGTAAAGGAAGCCTACAGGATCACGGGGCAGCATAATTTTCATATCCGCGTGGCCCTCCGGGACCAGCTTCACCTGCAGCAATTCATAGATAAACTCGTCACTTTTGGGGAGCCCACCACCCATTTGATCCTTTCCAGGCTGGGGAATGAAAAAACTTTATAA
- a CDS encoding GNAT family N-acetyltransferase has product MHLQILPFCLAEVETLAQLSRKTFIESHGHSAAEKDIQAYADLNFSLKKLEADLQDPRIFFHKVLVNDQIAGYSKLILNEANSHTSVTPLAKFERLYLLKEFYGLGLGEKLLELNVEIARSHKQNGLWLYVWTENIRGLRFYQKSNFKSIGKYNFKISEQHSNPNFVMLKILSGN; this is encoded by the coding sequence ATGCATTTACAAATTCTTCCGTTTTGTCTGGCTGAAGTAGAGACCCTGGCGCAACTTAGCCGGAAAACCTTTATAGAATCGCACGGCCACAGTGCTGCTGAAAAGGATATACAGGCTTATGCCGATCTAAATTTCAGCTTAAAAAAACTGGAGGCAGATTTACAGGATCCACGGATTTTTTTCCACAAGGTTTTGGTGAATGACCAAATTGCGGGATATTCCAAGCTCATTTTAAACGAAGCTAATAGCCATACTTCCGTTACACCCTTAGCCAAATTCGAGAGGCTTTATTTGCTTAAAGAATTTTATGGATTGGGATTAGGGGAAAAACTCCTGGAGCTCAACGTTGAAATTGCCCGAAGTCATAAGCAAAATGGGCTATGGTTGTACGTTTGGACCGAAAATATCAGGGGGCTCCGATTTTACCAAAAAAGCAATTTTAAATCTATTGGGAAATATAATTTTAAAATTAGCGAACAACATTCCAATCCGAATTTTGTGATGCTAAAAATTTTATCAGGGAATTAG